TACAACCGCTTCGCAAACGACACTAGCAGCTGGAACAGCCGTACTATCGGAACGTTCAACACTTGCTTTATAGGGTTCTTTTGTATCTATATTTACACTTTGCAGTGGTTTATACAATGTTGGAATAGGTTTCATTACACCTCTAACAATAATTGGCATACCGTTTGTCATTCCACCTTCAAAGCCACCTAAGTTGTTTGAGGTTCTTGTGTAGCCAGTCGCTTCATTCCAAATAATTTCATCCATTACTTGGCTCCCCGGTTTAAAGCCCATTTCAAAGCCAATCCCGAATTCAACCCCTTTAAACGCATTAATACTAGTTACCGCTTGGGCTATTTTTGCATCTAATTTACGATCCCATTGAACGTAACTTCCTAGACCGATTGGCACACCGCCCACAATCACTTCTACCACGCCGCCAATCGTATCACCATTTTTCTTGGTTTGATCGATCAATTCACGCATTTTTTCTTCTACAGTTGGATCAAGTACACGAACATCTGAATTTTCTGAACGTTCCTGAATTTCTTTCACAGTTAAATTATCTGGTATCTCTGCTTTAATTCCCCCCAATACAGCAACATGTCCAGCCACTTCAATATTCAGTTCTTTGAGCAATTTCTTTGCAATTGCACCAATTGCTACACGCATGGTTGTTTCACGTGCTGATGAGCGTTCTAAAACATTTCTTAAATCATCATGTTGATACTTGATGCCGCCTACTAAATCAGCATGCCCTGGTCGTGGTTTATTCACCCGACGAATTTTTTTCTCTTTATCGGAAACTTCTTCAATAGACATCACGGATGTCCAATTTTTCCAGTCTTTATTTTCAACTACTAATGTAACTGGTGACCCTAATGTTTTTCCATGACGAATACCAGAAGTAATTCTAACTTGATCTTTTTCGATTAGCATACGACCACCTCGACCATATCCACCTTGTCTTCTAGCTAACTCTATGTTGATGTCTTCTGGCGATAAAGGTAAACCGGCTGGTAAACCCTCGATAATTGCTGTTAATTCTGGACCATGCGATTCTCCCGCAGTAATAAAACGCATCTCTTTTTCCCCCTAGTCTAAATAACTCTTCATTTCTTCAATTGGTATTTTTACGATTTTAGCTTGGCCGATTGATTCCAACAAAATAATATTGATTGTTCCACCTCTAGCTTTTTTATCATGTGTCAACGCTGTATATAATTGTTGTTGGTTCCAGGAATCCGATCTGATTGGTAAATGAAATTTTTGAATTAGGTGATTTAATTGCTCAGTGGTTCCAATTGGAGAAAGACCTTTAGCTTCTGCCACTCTTGTAATCTGGCTCATCCCGACAGCTACACCTTCTCCATGGGTTAAGGTTCCATAACCAACTGTATTTTCTAAGGCATGACCGATTGTATGACCGAAATTCAACAATAAACGAACACCATTATCCAGTTCGTCTTCTTCAACAACTTTGCGTTTTATCTTACAGCAAGCTGCAATAATATTTGTCGCATCTGCTAGCAAATCGTGTTCGTCGTTCAACGAGTCTAAATGAAACCAAAGCTTTTTATCTGCAATAGCTGCTGATTTAATGATTTCCGCAATCCCTTCACGAACACGTCTTATTTCTAACGTTTTTAGGGTATCTGGATCGATCAATACTCCATCTGGTTGAGCAAAGGTGCCAACTAAGTTTTTAGCTTTTGCAGTATTGACTCCTGTTTTCCCACCGATACTGCTATCTACTTGGGCCAAAAGTGTTGTTGGGACTTGCAAAAAGTGAAGACCACGCATGTAGGTTGAGGCAACAAATCCGGCTAAATCGCCCACAACACCGCCACCTAAAGCAATGATTCCATCACTTCTAGTCATCCCTTCATCAGCTAGAAAATCATAAATTTCAGATGCGATAGATAAATTTTTGCTTTGTTCTCCTGCATTAACCACAAAAGTTGATGGATCAAAACCTGCTGCTTTCAAACTTTTATACACTTGATCGCCATATAATGGCTGAACATTTGTATCGGTTATAATCACAACTTTTTGCGGTGACCACAAGCTTTTTGCCCATTGACCAATACCTGACAACAGCCCTTTTTCAATCGTTAAATCATACGAATGATTTGGTAAAGTTACAGTGAGTTTCATTTCGTTCAACTCCTATTTTTTGGTTGCGTATCTATTCTTTTCCCAATGCATGAATTTCCTTCATCGCCTTTTCAATGATGTGTACTTCTTCCATCATGCGTAAGTATGTTTTTTCGTTTAGAGATTGAGGGCCATCAGACCAAGCGTTAATAGGATCTGGATGAATCTCAACAATCAATCCGTCAGCACCAGCAGCCACACCTGCACGTGCCATTGGAGGAACGAGGTCCCATATACCTACACCGTGACTTGGGTCTACAATGATTGGAAAATGGCTTAACTTCTTAATTAATGGAACTGCACTTAAATCTAATGTATTACGTGTAGCTGTTTCGTATGTTCGAATGCCCCGTTCGATAAAAATCACGTTAAAGTTTCCTTGGGCAGCAATGTATTCTGCCGCATTCAACCATTCATCAATTGTACCAGAGATTCCGCGTTTCAAGCCAATCGGTTTCCCTGTTTTTCCAACAGCTTGTAATAATTTAAAGTTTTGCATATTCCTTGCACCAATTTGTAAAATATCGCTATATTGAGCAATCATATCAATGTGAGCTTCATCCATGACTTCTGTGATTACTTTCATATCAAATTCATCAGCTGCTTGACGGATGTATTTTAGACCTTCTTCCTCTAAACCTTGAAAAGCATAAGGAGAAGTTCTTGGTTTGAATGCACCGCCTCGTAAAATGGTTGCACCGCCAGCTTTAGCGATTCGTGCGCATTCTCGGATTTGATCTAGCCCTTCAATGGAACAAGGACCTGCCATCATCGTCATACTCCCATCTCCGATTTTTACACCGTCAACATCTACTACTGTATTTTCCGGATGGAATTCACGGCTGGTCAATTTGTACGTTAAAGAAATTCTGACCGCATTTTCAACACCATCGTAACTATTGAATGCTACATCCTGCATTTTTCTTGTATCACCAACAAGGCCAATAATTGTTTGTTCTTTTCCTTCACTTAAATGAACTTCTAATCCTTCTTTTTTTACTCGTTCAATCACCGAGTTGATTTGTGCCTTTGTTGCTTCTGATTTCATAATTACGATCATTGTATTTCTCTCCTTCAATAATTTCTACTTAGTTATTTTCAATAATTGGCTTAACGATAGCTATTGGCATTTCTTTTTCAGTCCATTTTTCAAAAGCCGCTGCACCTTGGTAGAGTAACATGCCCAAGCCATTATTTGTTTTTGCGCCTCGCAATCGCGCTTGCTTTAAAAATTCTGTTTCTTGTGGTGTATAAATGACATCACACACTGCTAAATCTGGACGGATAATTGAAAAATCTTGAATAGGTGTTTGATTTTCTAATGGTTTCATCCCCACGCCTGTAGCATTTAACAATAATGTACTCTCTTTTACATCCTTGGCTAATTTATCTTTATCTGCTAAGTCATTTAAGGTGATGCTGCATTTCGTGTTCTCTGAAATATAAGCTAATTTTTCTTTTATATTTTCATAAAACTCATCTTTTCGATTATAAACGGTGATTTCTTTAACACCATCCAAAGCTGCTTGAACAATAATCGCTGTAGCTGCTCCGCCAGCACCAATAATTGTTATTTTTTTTCCGATAATATCCACGTCAATATCTTCTAAACTTCTCATAAATCCAGTTCCATCTGTGTTATGTCCTGTCAAAGCGCCGTCAATGTTGGTGATGGTATTAACTGCACCAATCAAACGAGCAGCCTCACTTAGTTCATCCATATACTCAACTGCTGCTATTTTATTAGGCATTGATAAATTTGCCCCTAGCATATCTAAATTTCTGATTGAATCAATTGCTTTTTCCAGTCCATCAGTTCCTACTTCAAATGCTAGATACACTGCATCAATACCTAATGCTTGAAAAGCTGTATTATGAATCATTGGTGAGACACTGTGGCGAATCGGTGTAGCAAATAATGCAGCTAATCTCGTGTGGCCTGTGATCGTATTTTCCATCTTATTTCCTCCTAAAAAAAGTATTTTATTCAAACAAAAAAGGTATTCACGTAAATTTTAGAAAAATCTACAGTGAACACCTCACAAAAAAATAGGTAATATAAAAGCCACTATAGATTTTCTAATCTACGCGGCTGAAAGTCATCTCAAAATCCCCTAGCCATCATAGATACAAACTTGCTAGTCTGCATCCACAATGTTCATGAATACAAACTCATCTAAAATAGCTAAAGTAATAATTATTCAGTTGTCTTTGGTTATGTTTCATGCTTGTCATATGAATCACTCCATAACTGATTTATTTAAGAATTGTTCTCAGTATATACCTCTTGATACTTAGTGTCAACCTATTTTCTTCGTATTAATTAAACTATTTATGTTTTTTCAGATAAAACCTATTTAATTTACGAAGGATTTTTGTAATTTAGTTAAAAAAACCGCAGATTCCCTGAAAAAGAAATCTACGGTAGTTATTCATTTTTAAAGCTCTTCACCATATACATCATCAACCGTTTGTTTAGGATCGATCACGATATACAAGCTTTTTGTTTTTTCACTGACCTTCGTAGATTGGTAAACGTTATCCAACCCTTCGTCTGTCTTATCTTTGTATGGGAAATACACTAAATCTGGTGTGCCAGTTTTGTATAGAATTTCCATACGTTCAATATCTTCATACTTTAATGCACGAGCAAACATACCTAACTCAAGTCCACCAAGGTTGATATCGTGCGTTTGTACATGATCGCCTTCTTGGAAAATCTCGATTTTAAAACCTTCACAAGGGTGAATTTCCATAAATTCGCTTCCATGAATACGCCCAAAGCTAGTTGTAATTTGTTTGATCCATAAATCACCAATAAAACGGCGAGCAATTGTCCATGTTTCGCCATTTCTAAAATAAAATTTTAAACCTGTCATTTCTCTACTCATGATCTAACTCTCCTTACTAAAATAATTTCTACACTATTAAGTTTAGCATAACTTCTTTCATTGGTCACACTATTACGCTTTTTTATTCAGAGAGCGCCAATTTTTCTAAAAAAACATCCGTTAAGATAACAGCTCTTTGATGATTTCCTGTTGAAATAAGCTTTTCACCATCATACACAGTAAAAGAAAAATTTATTTTTGAGGTTTCCTGTGAATCAACTTTTACATTAACGACAATCTTTGCACCAACTTTTGACGGTCGTAAATGTGTCGTGTTAATTAGCGTACCAACACTTGTTTCTTCTGGCGCTAATTCTTTTTGTAGGCATTCTTTCGCTGTGTTTTCAACCATCGCAATCAACGCTGGCGTAGCTAGAACTTCTAGATCGCCAGATCCGATAACTTTCGCTGTATCTTTGTCTCCAACAATAAATTCTTTTGAGAACGCGTCCACCTCTATCACTCCTTATCCATTATCCTTTTAGAATATAAAAATAATGCTTCCTTTTTATTGACTACTTGACCATTGACTACAGCCGTTTCTAGTCCCTCGATCAATTCACCTAACCATTTACCAGGTTTTTATTAAAGTACGTAACTAATTCATTTCCAGAAACTGCCAATTGCTTTCTATCATGGATAGGCAACTGTTCATAACAAGCTTTGGTTTCTTCAAGTTTACTATTTCGATCAAAATAAAACAATAGATTTTCCACTGATAATGCAGTTTCTAAACCTAAGTCAAATAAATCACGTGGTTGCCATTCACCTCTAAGGCGTTGGTTCAACCCATAAATATGTTGTTGTACCTCATGGATCACGTGATTGGATAATTTCCACGCTTTTAAAAAAGAACGTATTTCATGATCTGGTATATTTAATGATTTAATCAATAGTGTCCATGCTTGCTCTTGTGAGTCAATTCGTTGATTGGGTAGTTCTGAGAAGGTGAGCAGTTCTTTTCCGTATGCTTTTAAGCCCGGACAATACTGATAACAGTATGTTTCAATAAATGGGAGTAATGCTTTTCGTCTATTTTTCCCCAATAAGAGCTTAATAAATTCGATGGCAATACGCTCGACTGAAATTTTGTCGAGCAATGAGTGAAAGGCTTCAATCGCTTCTAAGGTCTTCGTTTCAATTGAAAAATCTAATTGACTCGCAAAACGTAAGCCTCTCATCATTCTAAGAGCATCTTCGTGAAATCTTTCTTTTGGATTACCAACCGCTCGAATGATTTGTCGTTTTAAATCGTCCATCCCATCAAATAGATCAATGATGTTCCCTTCCACATCCATCGCTAGCGCATTAATTGTAAAATCTCTGCGTTTCAAATCTTCTTTTAATGACCGAACAAAGGTTACCTTATCAGGACGTCTAAAATCTTGATAAGCGGACTCTGTTCTAAAAGTAGTAATCTCATATTGTTCTTCGCCATCTAAAACCAACACTGTTCCATGATCGATTCCTACATCAATCGTTCGATGAAATATTTGCTTAATTTCTTCTGGGTAGGCACTTGTAGCGATATCTACATCATGTATAGATTGATTTAGCAATGCATCTCGAACACTTCCCCCAACGAAATAAGCTTCAAAACCATGCGCTTGAATTTCTTTTAAAGTGCCAGTAGCTCGAATAAATTCATCTGGAATCGTTTTTAATTTCATAATAGATTTTCCAGCCCATATACTAGTTTATTTAAGTGAACAACTTTTTCACAGCCTAATGCCACACCAGTCATAAAAGAGCTGCGGTCATAAGAATCATGCCTAATAGTCAACCCTTCACCTACACCGCCAAATTGGACTTGCTGATGTGCAATCATTCCGGGCAGTCGAACACTGTGAATCTTCATTCCATCAAAATCTGCACCTCTTGCTCCTTCAATCAACTCTTCCTCTGCTGGATGCCCCTGTTGTTTCGCCTTACGAACCTCACTCATCATTTCAGCTGTTTTGATGGCAGTTCCACTTGGCGCATCTAATTTATTATCATGATGTAATTCGATGATCTCTACATCTGGAAAATATTCCGCAGCTTTTTGTGCAAACTGCATCATCAAAACTGCACCTACAGCAAAATTGGGCGCAATCAGTCCACCGATTTTTAATGATTCTGAAAGACTCGTCAATTCAGTCAGTTGTTCTTCTGTTAGACCTGTTGTACCAACAACTGGAGCAATTTTGTGTTCGATCGCAAATCGTGTATTTTCGTAAGCTACAGATGGGATTGTAAAATCGATCCAAACGTCAGGCTGTGCAGAAAGACTCGCTTCTTTTGTTTTAAAAATAGGAACGTCAACTTCTAAGTATTCAGCCAACTCATTAAGGTTGTTCTTTTTTTCAAATGGATCAAGTACACCAACTAGTTGAAATCCTTCATGATTTAAAACCATTTTCGTAGCAGTTGCACCCATTTTCCCTTTAAAACCAGCAACTAAAATTTTAATCATTCGTCCGCCCATCCTTTCGCTCAAAACGATATTTGTCACGTTTATTAAATTTTTCCATGTTCTTTTGGAACGTTTCAGTTAAATCTATATCTAATGAGTTGGCCATGATCATTGTGACAAACAATACATCGCCTAACTCTTCAGCAACCGTTTTAGGTTGTTCTTCTGCTTTTTTTGGTTTTTCACCATAATAATGGTTGACCTCTCTAGCAAGTTCCCCCACCTCTTCTGTTAATCGTGCCATCTGACTTAATGGAGAAAAATAACCGGTTTTAAATTGTTGGATGTAATC
The DNA window shown above is from Enterococcus sp. 4G2_DIV0659 and carries:
- the aroC gene encoding chorismate synthase, which produces MRFITAGESHGPELTAIIEGLPAGLPLSPEDINIELARRQGGYGRGGRMLIEKDQVRITSGIRHGKTLGSPVTLVVENKDWKNWTSVMSIEEVSDKEKKIRRVNKPRPGHADLVGGIKYQHDDLRNVLERSSARETTMRVAIGAIAKKLLKELNIEVAGHVAVLGGIKAEIPDNLTVKEIQERSENSDVRVLDPTVEEKMRELIDQTKKNGDTIGGVVEVIVGGVPIGLGSYVQWDRKLDAKIAQAVTSINAFKGVEFGIGFEMGFKPGSQVMDEIIWNEATGYTRTSNNLGGFEGGMTNGMPIIVRGVMKPIPTLYKPLQSVNIDTKEPYKASVERSDSTAVPAASVVCEAVVATEIAQAMLDKFGSDAFEQMKKEVEDYRRYTQTF
- the aroB gene encoding 3-dehydroquinate synthase → MKLTVTLPNHSYDLTIEKGLLSGIGQWAKSLWSPQKVVIITDTNVQPLYGDQVYKSLKAAGFDPSTFVVNAGEQSKNLSIASEIYDFLADEGMTRSDGIIALGGGVVGDLAGFVASTYMRGLHFLQVPTTLLAQVDSSIGGKTGVNTAKAKNLVGTFAQPDGVLIDPDTLKTLEIRRVREGIAEIIKSAAIADKKLWFHLDSLNDEHDLLADATNIIAACCKIKRKVVEEDELDNGVRLLLNFGHTIGHALENTVGYGTLTHGEGVAVGMSQITRVAEAKGLSPIGTTEQLNHLIQKFHLPIRSDSWNQQQLYTALTHDKKARGGTINIILLESIGQAKIVKIPIEEMKSYLD
- a CDS encoding thioesterase family protein → MDAFSKEFIVGDKDTAKVIGSGDLEVLATPALIAMVENTAKECLQKELAPEETSVGTLINTTHLRPSKVGAKIVVNVKVDSQETSKINFSFTVYDGEKLISTGNHQRAVILTDVFLEKLALSE
- the aroF gene encoding 3-deoxy-7-phosphoheptulonate synthase, producing the protein MIVIMKSEATKAQINSVIERVKKEGLEVHLSEGKEQTIIGLVGDTRKMQDVAFNSYDGVENAVRISLTYKLTSREFHPENTVVDVDGVKIGDGSMTMMAGPCSIEGLDQIRECARIAKAGGATILRGGAFKPRTSPYAFQGLEEEGLKYIRQAADEFDMKVITEVMDEAHIDMIAQYSDILQIGARNMQNFKLLQAVGKTGKPIGLKRGISGTIDEWLNAAEYIAAQGNFNVIFIERGIRTYETATRNTLDLSAVPLIKKLSHFPIIVDPSHGVGIWDLVPPMARAGVAAGADGLIVEIHPDPINAWSDGPQSLNEKTYLRMMEEVHIIEKAMKEIHALGKE
- the dapB gene encoding 4-hydroxy-tetrahydrodipicolinate reductase, whose protein sequence is MIKILVAGFKGKMGATATKMVLNHEGFQLVGVLDPFEKKNNLNELAEYLEVDVPIFKTKEASLSAQPDVWIDFTIPSVAYENTRFAIEHKIAPVVGTTGLTEEQLTELTSLSESLKIGGLIAPNFAVGAVLMMQFAQKAAEYFPDVEIIELHHDNKLDAPSGTAIKTAEMMSEVRKAKQQGHPAEEELIEGARGADFDGMKIHSVRLPGMIAHQQVQFGGVGEGLTIRHDSYDRSSFMTGVALGCEKVVHLNKLVYGLENLL
- the aroE gene encoding shikimate dehydrogenase; amino-acid sequence: MENTITGHTRLAALFATPIRHSVSPMIHNTAFQALGIDAVYLAFEVGTDGLEKAIDSIRNLDMLGANLSMPNKIAAVEYMDELSEAARLIGAVNTITNIDGALTGHNTDGTGFMRSLEDIDVDIIGKKITIIGAGGAATAIIVQAALDGVKEITVYNRKDEFYENIKEKLAYISENTKCSITLNDLADKDKLAKDVKESTLLLNATGVGMKPLENQTPIQDFSIIRPDLAVCDVIYTPQETEFLKQARLRGAKTNNGLGMLLYQGAAAFEKWTEKEMPIAIVKPIIENN
- a CDS encoding nucleotide pyrophosphohydrolase yields the protein MKDEKQSLHSMQQEVDDYIQQFKTGYFSPLSQMARLTEEVGELAREVNHYYGEKPKKAEEQPKTVAEELGDVLFVTMIMANSLDIDLTETFQKNMEKFNKRDKYRFERKDGRTND